In Vigna unguiculata cultivar IT97K-499-35 chromosome 3, ASM411807v1, whole genome shotgun sequence, a single genomic region encodes these proteins:
- the LOC114176038 gene encoding glutamate receptor 3.6-like isoform X2, producing MRKIWFLVLVMFYHGFPSKGISSVSTRPRTVNVGALMSFNSTVGRVAKVAIEAAVDDVNSDATILNGTELKILMLDTKLSTGFLGIVDSLRLMENDTVAIIGPQFSVMAHVISHIANEMQVPLLSFAATDPTLTSLQFPYFVRTTQSDLYQMTAVAEIVDHFQWRDVIAIYIDDDHGRNGVSALGDKLAEKRGKISHKAPLKPGNITREDINSALVKIALMESRVIVLHIYPSFGLDVLNVARSLGMMVNGYVWIATDWLSTVIDSDPSLSTSPAMNDIQGVITLRMYTPDSEMKRKFSSGWNKVSKEKDPVEGPLALNSFGFYAYDTVWVLASALDAFFRSGGTLSFSNDSSLNMLRGGSFELDTMGVFVDGEKLLKKILEVNRSGVTGQMMFGEDGNLVHSSYEVINVIGSGIRRIGFWSETSGLHTGESPNHSISGDGLYGVIWPGQTTQTPRGWVFSSNGKPLRIGVPLRISYREFVSRTEGTEMFGGYCVDVFTAALSLLPYPVPYKFVSFGDGKTNPPNAKLLNMITVGEFDAVVGDITITTNRTKIVDFTQPYIESGLVVVAPIRKMKSSAWAFLRPFTPMMWFVTGMFFLVVGAVVWILERRLNDDFRGPARRQFVTIIWFSFSTLFFSHREKTVSTLGRLVLIIWLFVVLILNSSYIASLTSILTVEQLSSSVKGIESLATSDERIGFLSGSFAENYLTEELNIHRSRLVPLNSPSEYEKALKDGPANGGVTAIIDERAYMELFLATRCEYGIVGQEFTKMGWGFAFPRDSPLAIDMSTAILKLSENGDLQRIHDKWLTRSACSSEGAKQGIDRLELKSFWGLFLLSGMACFIALLCYAIRMVYRFSRHSNSNSKGSSHSARLRSFFTFVNEREEEDKHMSKRKRTEKGSSGRVAHEEEFDGPTVSVRLQN from the exons ATGAGAAAGATTTGGTTTCTTGTCCTCGTCATGTTCTACCATGGCTTTCCTTCAAAGGGAATCAGCAGTGTTTCTACAAGACCAAGAACTGTTAACGTAGGCGCACTCATGTCCTTCAATTCAACAGTTGGGAGAGTGGCTAAGGTTGCTATAGAAGCTGCAGTGGATGATGTGAACTCAGATGCAACGATTCTTAATGGAACTGAGCTAAAGATTTTAATGTTGGACACCAAATTATCCACTGGGTTCCTAGGAATCGTTGACT CATTAAGATTGATGGAGAATGACACTGTGGCCATAATTGGTCCCCAGTTCTCCGTGATGGCTCATGTGATTTCACACATTGCAAATGAGATGCAAGTGCCTCTCCTATCATTTGCAGCCACGGACCCCACACTCACTTCACTGCAGTTCCCATATTTTGTTAGGACAACGCAGAGTGATCTGTATCAGATGACTGCTGTGGCAGAAATTGTTGATCACTTTCAATGGAGAGATGTCATAGCCATTTACATTGATGATGATCATGGAAGAAATGGGGTGTCCGCTTTAGGGGATAAGCTAGCAGAGAAACGTGGTAAAATATCACACAAAGCACCACTTAAGCCTGGTAACATTACTCGGGAAGATATAAACAGTGCACTAGTTAAGATAGCTCTAATGGAATCAAGGGTAATAGTCCTTCACATATACCCTTCGTTTGGTCTAGATGTATTGAATGTGGCTCGGTCACTTGGCATGATGGTAAATGGCTATGTGTGGATTGCCACAGATTGGCTTTCTACAGTAATAGATTCAGACCCATCCTTGTCAACATCTCCAGCCATGAATGACATCCAAGGTGTTATCACCTTGCGCATGTATACCCCTGACtcagaaatgaaaagaaaatttagttcTGGTTGGAACAAAGTGAGCAAGGAAAAGGATCCTGTTGAGGGTCCTTTGGCATTGAACAGCTTTGGGTTTTACGCCTACGACACAGTTTGGGTGCTTGCTTCTGCACTGGATGCGTTTTTCAGGAGTGGGGGAACTTTGTCATTTTCAAACGATTCAAGTCTAAACATGTTAAGAGGGGGGAGTTTTGAGCTTGATACGATGGGAGTGTTTGTTGATGGTGAGAAGctgcttaaaaaaatattggaggTGAACAGAAGTGGTGTAACGGGCCAAATGATGTTTGGTGAAGATGGAAACTTAGTGCATTCATCATATGAAGTCATTAATGTGATAGGAAGTGGGATTAGGAGGATTGGTTTCTGGTCTGAAACTTCTGGCCTCCACACTGGGGAGTCTCCTAATCATTCCATTTCTGGTGATGGACTCTATGGCGTCATCTGGCCTGGTCAAACAACTCAAACCCCACGTGGATGGGTTTTTTCCAGCAATGGAAAACCCTTGAGAATTGGTGTGCCACTTAGAATTAGTTACCGTGAGTTTGTGTCAAGAACTGAGGGAACTGAGATGTTTGGTGGCTATTGCGTAGATGTGTTCACTGCTGCTCTCAGCCTGTTGCCTTATCCCGTTCCCTACAAGTTTGTTTCATTTGGAGATGGTAAAACCAACCCACCAAATGCAAAACTCCTCAACATGATCACTGTTGGG GAGTTCGATGCTGTTGTTGGGGACATTACCATTACCACAAACCGAACAAAGATAGTGGATTTTACACAGCCATATATTGAGTCGGGGCTAGTTGTTGTGGCACCTATAAGGAAGATGAAATCCAGTGCTTGGGCTTTCCTGAGACCATTCACTCCAATGATGTGGTTTGTGACAGGAATGTTTTTCTTAGTTGTGGGAGCTGTTGTATGGATTCTGGAGCGTCGCTTAAATGATGACTTCAGAGGCCCAGCCAGAAGGCAGTTTGTGACCATTATATG GTTTAGCTTTTCAACCCTGTTTTTTTCTCATC GAGAGAAAACTGTGAGCACCCTTGGTCGCTTGGTGCTGATCATATGGCTGTTTGTGGTTTTGATACTGAATTCAAGCTACATTGCAAGCCTGACCTCAATCCTAACAGTGGAACAGCTCTCATCCTCAGTTAAGGGAATCGAAAGCTTAGCAACAAGCGATGAACGGATTGGTTTCTTGAGTGGCTCCTTTGCTGAAAATTATCTGACAGAGGAGCTGAACATACACAGATCAAGGCTTGTTCCTCTGAACTCCCCATCAGAATATGAAAAGGCCTTGAAAGATGGTCCTGCTAACGGTGGTGTCACTGCCATAATAGATGAACGTGCATACATGGAACTCTTCCTGGCTACCAGATGCGAATACGGTATTGTTGGGCAAGAGTTCACCAAGATGGGATGGGGCTTC GCCTTCCCGAGAGACTCTCCCCTGGCAATTGACATGTCCACTGCGATCTTAAAACTTTCAGAGAATGGTGATCTTCAGAGAATTCACGACAAATGGCTAACCAGAAGTGCTTGTAGCTCAGAGGGTGCAAAACAGGGCATAGACCGACTTGAGCTGAAAAGCTTTTGGGGTCTGTTTCTACTTAGTGGCATGGCATGCTTCATTGCTCTTCTTTGTTATGCTATTCGAATGGTTTACCGTTTTAGCAGACACTCCAACAGTAACTCCAAAGGCTCTTCACACTCTGCTCGTCTTCGATCATTCTTCACCTTTGTCAATGAAAGAGAAGAGGAAGACAAACATATGTCAAAGAGAAAACGAACCGAAAAGGGATCTAGTGGTAGGGTGGCGCATGAAGAAGAATTTGATGGCCCCACCGTTAGTGTCCGTCTTCAAAATTAG
- the LOC114176038 gene encoding glutamate receptor 3.6-like isoform X1 yields the protein MPLRTQNLCKCVETLVVFFYFTRSLQNHLCIHIFQRQYTMRKIWFLVLVMFYHGFPSKGISSVSTRPRTVNVGALMSFNSTVGRVAKVAIEAAVDDVNSDATILNGTELKILMLDTKLSTGFLGIVDSLRLMENDTVAIIGPQFSVMAHVISHIANEMQVPLLSFAATDPTLTSLQFPYFVRTTQSDLYQMTAVAEIVDHFQWRDVIAIYIDDDHGRNGVSALGDKLAEKRGKISHKAPLKPGNITREDINSALVKIALMESRVIVLHIYPSFGLDVLNVARSLGMMVNGYVWIATDWLSTVIDSDPSLSTSPAMNDIQGVITLRMYTPDSEMKRKFSSGWNKVSKEKDPVEGPLALNSFGFYAYDTVWVLASALDAFFRSGGTLSFSNDSSLNMLRGGSFELDTMGVFVDGEKLLKKILEVNRSGVTGQMMFGEDGNLVHSSYEVINVIGSGIRRIGFWSETSGLHTGESPNHSISGDGLYGVIWPGQTTQTPRGWVFSSNGKPLRIGVPLRISYREFVSRTEGTEMFGGYCVDVFTAALSLLPYPVPYKFVSFGDGKTNPPNAKLLNMITVGEFDAVVGDITITTNRTKIVDFTQPYIESGLVVVAPIRKMKSSAWAFLRPFTPMMWFVTGMFFLVVGAVVWILERRLNDDFRGPARRQFVTIIWFSFSTLFFSHREKTVSTLGRLVLIIWLFVVLILNSSYIASLTSILTVEQLSSSVKGIESLATSDERIGFLSGSFAENYLTEELNIHRSRLVPLNSPSEYEKALKDGPANGGVTAIIDERAYMELFLATRCEYGIVGQEFTKMGWGFAFPRDSPLAIDMSTAILKLSENGDLQRIHDKWLTRSACSSEGAKQGIDRLELKSFWGLFLLSGMACFIALLCYAIRMVYRFSRHSNSNSKGSSHSARLRSFFTFVNEREEEDKHMSKRKRTEKGSSGRVAHEEEFDGPTVSVRLQN from the exons ATGCCCCTACGCACACAAAACCTTTGTAAGTGTGTGGAGACACTTGTTGTGTTCTTCTATTTCACTCGAAGCCTTCAGAATCATCTGTGTATTCACATTTTTCAAA GACAATACACCATGAGAAAGATTTGGTTTCTTGTCCTCGTCATGTTCTACCATGGCTTTCCTTCAAAGGGAATCAGCAGTGTTTCTACAAGACCAAGAACTGTTAACGTAGGCGCACTCATGTCCTTCAATTCAACAGTTGGGAGAGTGGCTAAGGTTGCTATAGAAGCTGCAGTGGATGATGTGAACTCAGATGCAACGATTCTTAATGGAACTGAGCTAAAGATTTTAATGTTGGACACCAAATTATCCACTGGGTTCCTAGGAATCGTTGACT CATTAAGATTGATGGAGAATGACACTGTGGCCATAATTGGTCCCCAGTTCTCCGTGATGGCTCATGTGATTTCACACATTGCAAATGAGATGCAAGTGCCTCTCCTATCATTTGCAGCCACGGACCCCACACTCACTTCACTGCAGTTCCCATATTTTGTTAGGACAACGCAGAGTGATCTGTATCAGATGACTGCTGTGGCAGAAATTGTTGATCACTTTCAATGGAGAGATGTCATAGCCATTTACATTGATGATGATCATGGAAGAAATGGGGTGTCCGCTTTAGGGGATAAGCTAGCAGAGAAACGTGGTAAAATATCACACAAAGCACCACTTAAGCCTGGTAACATTACTCGGGAAGATATAAACAGTGCACTAGTTAAGATAGCTCTAATGGAATCAAGGGTAATAGTCCTTCACATATACCCTTCGTTTGGTCTAGATGTATTGAATGTGGCTCGGTCACTTGGCATGATGGTAAATGGCTATGTGTGGATTGCCACAGATTGGCTTTCTACAGTAATAGATTCAGACCCATCCTTGTCAACATCTCCAGCCATGAATGACATCCAAGGTGTTATCACCTTGCGCATGTATACCCCTGACtcagaaatgaaaagaaaatttagttcTGGTTGGAACAAAGTGAGCAAGGAAAAGGATCCTGTTGAGGGTCCTTTGGCATTGAACAGCTTTGGGTTTTACGCCTACGACACAGTTTGGGTGCTTGCTTCTGCACTGGATGCGTTTTTCAGGAGTGGGGGAACTTTGTCATTTTCAAACGATTCAAGTCTAAACATGTTAAGAGGGGGGAGTTTTGAGCTTGATACGATGGGAGTGTTTGTTGATGGTGAGAAGctgcttaaaaaaatattggaggTGAACAGAAGTGGTGTAACGGGCCAAATGATGTTTGGTGAAGATGGAAACTTAGTGCATTCATCATATGAAGTCATTAATGTGATAGGAAGTGGGATTAGGAGGATTGGTTTCTGGTCTGAAACTTCTGGCCTCCACACTGGGGAGTCTCCTAATCATTCCATTTCTGGTGATGGACTCTATGGCGTCATCTGGCCTGGTCAAACAACTCAAACCCCACGTGGATGGGTTTTTTCCAGCAATGGAAAACCCTTGAGAATTGGTGTGCCACTTAGAATTAGTTACCGTGAGTTTGTGTCAAGAACTGAGGGAACTGAGATGTTTGGTGGCTATTGCGTAGATGTGTTCACTGCTGCTCTCAGCCTGTTGCCTTATCCCGTTCCCTACAAGTTTGTTTCATTTGGAGATGGTAAAACCAACCCACCAAATGCAAAACTCCTCAACATGATCACTGTTGGG GAGTTCGATGCTGTTGTTGGGGACATTACCATTACCACAAACCGAACAAAGATAGTGGATTTTACACAGCCATATATTGAGTCGGGGCTAGTTGTTGTGGCACCTATAAGGAAGATGAAATCCAGTGCTTGGGCTTTCCTGAGACCATTCACTCCAATGATGTGGTTTGTGACAGGAATGTTTTTCTTAGTTGTGGGAGCTGTTGTATGGATTCTGGAGCGTCGCTTAAATGATGACTTCAGAGGCCCAGCCAGAAGGCAGTTTGTGACCATTATATG GTTTAGCTTTTCAACCCTGTTTTTTTCTCATC GAGAGAAAACTGTGAGCACCCTTGGTCGCTTGGTGCTGATCATATGGCTGTTTGTGGTTTTGATACTGAATTCAAGCTACATTGCAAGCCTGACCTCAATCCTAACAGTGGAACAGCTCTCATCCTCAGTTAAGGGAATCGAAAGCTTAGCAACAAGCGATGAACGGATTGGTTTCTTGAGTGGCTCCTTTGCTGAAAATTATCTGACAGAGGAGCTGAACATACACAGATCAAGGCTTGTTCCTCTGAACTCCCCATCAGAATATGAAAAGGCCTTGAAAGATGGTCCTGCTAACGGTGGTGTCACTGCCATAATAGATGAACGTGCATACATGGAACTCTTCCTGGCTACCAGATGCGAATACGGTATTGTTGGGCAAGAGTTCACCAAGATGGGATGGGGCTTC GCCTTCCCGAGAGACTCTCCCCTGGCAATTGACATGTCCACTGCGATCTTAAAACTTTCAGAGAATGGTGATCTTCAGAGAATTCACGACAAATGGCTAACCAGAAGTGCTTGTAGCTCAGAGGGTGCAAAACAGGGCATAGACCGACTTGAGCTGAAAAGCTTTTGGGGTCTGTTTCTACTTAGTGGCATGGCATGCTTCATTGCTCTTCTTTGTTATGCTATTCGAATGGTTTACCGTTTTAGCAGACACTCCAACAGTAACTCCAAAGGCTCTTCACACTCTGCTCGTCTTCGATCATTCTTCACCTTTGTCAATGAAAGAGAAGAGGAAGACAAACATATGTCAAAGAGAAAACGAACCGAAAAGGGATCTAGTGGTAGGGTGGCGCATGAAGAAGAATTTGATGGCCCCACCGTTAGTGTCCGTCTTCAAAATTAG
- the LOC114178981 gene encoding probable serine/threonine-protein kinase sky1: MSCSSSSGSEEEDEGFDSYRKGGYHAVRVGDQFAGGRYIAQRKLGWGQFSTVWLAYDTSTSAYVALKIQKSAAQFVQAALHEIDVLASISEGVDVNSKCVVQLIDHFKHAGPNGQHLCMVIEFLGDSLLRLIKYNRYKGLPLNKVREICHCILIGLDYLHREHGIIHTDLKPENVLLISTIDPAKDPVKSGVSPILERPEGSINGGVTSLIEKKLKRRARRAVAKISGRGASMGGAEDQKSMRNLDGIDVRCKVVDFGNACWADKQFAEEIQTRQYRAPEVILLAGYSFSVDMWSFACIAFELATGDMLFTPKVGQGFSEDEDHLALMMELLGKMPRKVATAGTKSKDFFDRHGDLKRIRRLKFWPLSKLLVDRYKFAQSDAHEFSEFLLPLLDFAPEKRPTAQQCLQHPWIRAMESNEKKESSVENVGAGMSNLKIKGGK, encoded by the exons ATGTCGTGTTCTTCTTCATCTGGGTCTGAAGAGGAGGATGAGGGGTTCGACTCCTACCGGAAAGGGGGCTACCACGCCGTCAGAGTCGGCGATCAGTTCGCCGGCGGCAGGTACATAGCGCAGAGGAAGCTGGGTTGGGGCCAGTTTTCCACAGTTTGGCTTGCCTATGATACGTCAACATCT GCATATGTTGCTCTTAAGATCCAGAAAAGTGCGGCCCAATTTGTTCAGGCTGCCCTTCATGAAATAGATGTTCTTGCATCGATTTCTGAGGGCGTTGATGTTAATTCAAAATGTGTTGTCCAGTTGATTGATCACTTTAAGCACGCAGGTCCTAATGGGCAGCACCTTTGCATGGTGATTGAGTTTCTCGGGGATAGCTTGCTTCGTCTAATAAAGTATAACCGGTACAAAGGGCTTCCATTGAATAAAGTTAGGGAGATTTGCCATTGCATTTTGATTGGTTTGGATTATTTGCATAGAGAACATGGTATTATCCACACTGACCTAAAACCAGAAAATGTTCTTCTGATTTCTACGATTGATCCCGCGAAAGACCCTGTTAAATCTGGAGTGAGTCCAATATTAGAGAGGCCTGAGGGAAGCATAAATGGTGGAGTTACTAGTCTTattgagaaaaaattgaaaagaagagCTAGGAGagctgttgctaaaatctctggAAGAGGAGCTTCAATGGGAGGAGCAGAAGATCAAAAGTCTATGAGAAATCTTGATGGGATTGATGTGAGATGCAAGGTGGTAGATTTTGGAAACGCTTGTTGGGCTGATAAGCAGTTTGCAGAAGAAATTCAGACAAGACAGTACAGAGCTCCTGAAGTAATACTTCTGGCTGGCTATTCCTTCTCTGTTGACATGTGGTCTTTCGCTTGTATTGCTTTTGAGCTTGCCACTGGTGATATGTTATTTACGCCCAAAGTTGGACAAGGTTTTAGTGAGGATGAG GATCACCTTGCCCTCATGATGGAACTCCTTGGAAAGATGCCTCGGAAG GTTGCTACTGCTGGAACAAAATCCAAGGATTTCTTTGACAGACATGGCGATCTCAAAAGAATTCGAAGGCTAAAGTTTTGGCCACTTAGCAAATTGTTGGTTGATAGATACAAATTTGCGCAGAGTGATGCTCATGAATTTTCAGAGTTTCTTCTACCACTTCTCGATTTCGCCCCTGAGAAGCGGCCAACAGCACAGCAGTGTCTGCAACATCCATGGATCCGGGCCATGGAGtcaaatgaaaaaaaggaaTCCAGTGTGGAGAATGTGGGTGCTGGAATGAGCAATCTTAAAATCAAGGGGGGAAAGTGa